The window caaagcactgcaaagggtggtgcgaactgccagacacatcatcggaggtgagcttacctccctccaggacatatatacaaggtggtgtgtgaaaaaaagctcggaggatcatcagagactccagccacccgagccatgggctgttctcactgctaccatcaggcaggtgatatcgcagcatcaggacccgcaccagccgactccatgatagcttcttcccccaagcaatcagacttttgaactcttgatctcccacgatcaaaatacatcagcactgcactttattactcttactcctATATCTCAcgccggactgtcataaattatattattattatattatattctctcttaacaacttattatattattattacagtacaatacaacctactgtacattctatatatactatatatacttttttttattgaataatgtgtatctatattgtgtgtattgtatactgtacagtgtatgttattatttgtatattgtgttgtgtgtaattatgtgtatgttagactttaaattgtgttgtgttaatctgatattattgtaaattggtatatgtctcatcactgtcacgactgctatattgatcggaactgcacccaagaatttcacacaccattgcacttgtgtatatggctgtgtgacaataaatgtgatttgatttgatttaaatatcAAAGAGCTGTAAAGGCCTCCAAATCTAACTATTTTTCAAGGATTATCTCACAAAATAGCAATAATCCTAGAGTTTTGTTTGACACTATAAATAAAGTAATTTTTCCAGTTACTGCAACTTTTTCTAATCTTTCCATAGATTTTATGTGAAAAGTCTTTAGAattttttattgatatggttgCTGGCATTAGGTCCAGTATTTTACCATCAGTGACTATttcactattgcacttgtgtatatggctgtgtgacaataaaagtgatttgatttgatttgatttggtgtcCTGCAGGGAAACACTGTTTttccatgcccatgaagatgccatgcctctagttgaatgcgtTTTCACACCAATAGGGCATTTGGCGCCCTGTGAATTATAGGCGAGGGCGATCGTGTCAATactccagtgagagagcctttgcttagatacagacatgccttttgtgcatcttccataacaaacaaaaagctgatctgacagtctgaactggcgggtgcaGTCCACATACATGTGTAAtacccgcacagggcataataaatgcgctaactgctcctcatctgaattaaacgGTGGGGGAGAGAAAGCTTGTAGGTGAAATACCTGAGCCCTAAATGCTGTAGAAAGcatcttaggcacatagccttttttgggtttgatggtggccTTTGAAAGTGCCGGtccaaattccagacatgaactcTATGTCACCCACCAGAGCCAACAGAAGTGCAGTCTTTAGAGAAAGCACACACAACTCAACAGATTCCAGTGGTTTGAATGGAGGGCTCGTGAGCAccctcagcaccagatttaaaTCCCACGTTGGGACTGTAGCAGGGTAAGGGTGCGTTCAAGCGTCTTGCTCCCCTAAAGAACTTTATGATCAGATtatgtctgcctatagaggagccagcctctggggcatgaaaTGCCAAGGTAGTCGCTACATAGACCTTAAGCATTGACGGAGTAAGACCTGCATCCagccgctcttgaaggaatgtaaaaATTTCAGCTATGGAGAAATTCACTGGGTCCTTTCCATATGAGGAGCACCAAACTGCAAGCATgggccattttagtgcatagaggcatcttgtggacggtgctctagcctgcaaaattgtgtttattatcgactgagccaattctggctcgttcgctgtgctccattcaggggccacacatgtaggttccacagctccagAGATGGCGCTCGCTCCACATGAGGACGCGTTGCTCCAGGCTCATCATTGGTAGAGATTGAGTTCCGCCCTGGTGATTTATGTACACCATAACTGATGTTGTCCGACCGAATCAGAATGTGATGATTCGCTATATTGGAATAAAAAGCCTAAGAAGACAGCCAGCAGTTCCAGGCAGCCTGTGTTGGACGTATCCACGGTCATCACTTTTCGCCTGAAAACCTGACCTAGCATAATACCCTGCTGATAAAAGGTTGGagttgtccatggtgctagagcagccagacagcggaGAGTCACAGTCACTTGACGCCAGGCATGCAGTGGTATATGatgtttgagccagcactggagaggtctcatgtttAAAAGACCTAATGGTATGACAGCAGATGCTGCCGTCATAAAActcagcattctctgaaatgacttcagtggaaaTGCCTTCCCCATTTTTAACTGAGACAGACAATGAATGGAATGAACGCACTTGCTCGTGAGGTGTATGCGCATGCTCACAGATTTGAGTTGAattcccaaaaaggagatttgttggctgggagaaaatgtgctttttgcccagttgacattgaaaCCTAGGCTGTTCAAATGGTGAAGTATCAAGTCTCTGTGCttgcataacagagcctctgattgggctatTAATAGCCAATCATGGAGGTAATTAAGAATGTGCAcgcatttatttttgtatttttttttttaggagattGTGAATTTCTACCCGTAACAGTGGCACACCTCTTGACAGAACCGTGGATGGTAGAATGCCGTTGAAGCAAGGTGGCCGGCATGCAAACATACAGGTATGTTGTCTCGTGAAGCCTCAATGAgcacttttctcttttcttttcttttcttttttctttcggCCCGGGGTTTGCGCTGATGCGGGCGAGGCTTTCGCTTGGGCCACAGTTTATGTGGTCTCACCGATGGCTCAGGGGCGGCTCTTGATGGCGCTGAGGTGGCAGGAGTTGGGTTCTTTGCCAGCCATTGACTCGAAGCAGAGCAGGAGCAGGTCAGATGAGAAGTAGCACTGCTTTTCGGCAAAACGTGCTTCATCACTTGTGACTGCTTTTGCGCCGCAATGAAGCGCTCAGAGAAGCCTTCCACAGTTTTACTGAAAAGGACACCATCAAGTGACACTGGAGGGCGGCTTTTTCCACGTCATGCATCTCAGTGAGCGTTAACCAGACGTGCCGGTCCAAAACTACCAGATTACTCATCGCTTTTCCGATGGCCTTCACTGTGATTTTTGTAGCACGCAGCACCAAGTCTGTGGCGGTGCGGAGATACTTAAACACTTCAGGGTTCGGGCCTTGCTTATCTATATCTTTGAGTAGCTTGGCCTGGAATACTTGAAGCACCGCCATGCTATGGAGTGAAGAGCCGGCCTGGCCTGCCGCCATATAAGCTCATCCAGCCATAGCTTATATTCTgacgctgcagtgtattgttcactaTGTCggaaaaggctgtattttatgtaagcattgtaggcaacattcataatattaaacatacaaggcacggcggcccctcagcacactatagcagaagggaaaaaaaacattgccatttattaagggctgaaactttgcttggtgcagaacaatctggaataatgtttaacattgtaacagtcacctcgttgcaacctgaacttgttaaGAACGTTAAATATTGTGACatctagacacagcacaacgaaAAAAGGTgtctcaaaatgtgtttttgaaacctgaagttctttttaaattgacacagtgtctaaaaatgtgccagtcctgcatgagacactgatGAAACAGTGAGATGCATTACAGTAGTCAATGACCTTTGTCcagcatgtttatatagaaaaacaatggaaaacagaGCAGAAGCATGCAAAAACACtctcggtgtgaacggcccctaacttatCCATTCGCACATATTTGTATGAGTGAAAGCACGTGGGCAAAACAAGTTTGGAAGGCCTGTAtagtttttcataaattacaaacccgaacccaaagtcctactgatcTAAACCCGGCAGCTTCCTGACAACAAGACAACAGCGTATCTTCTAAACAGCGTAAAAACAGTCGCTTTTGTCAAGGTTTGAAGCATCAGAAGTGAAGAGCCTGTTTCTGGCAGCGAGGCAGAGAGAAtcttcgccggaacactgcagggggtGGGTGAGTCTTATGCTGCAGGTGCAGAAAGTCAGGTGATGAATCTTCCTGTTGTGTCTGCAGGGAAGACCTGTCCACTGAAGGGTGTATGTTGATGGCAAAGAGAGCTTTTCAAGACAAGATGTGGTTGTAGTCATAGTCGTAGTCTAGATGAGATGATgtcagtcttgaaggaagaaaattctaaagaaatggtgattgagcagccgcttatataggccaactgcgtgCCTAAAAatgcggggctcaaacaccattgccaatcataggATTGACattattgtataagggcttcagttAGAAAGAATTCCCCAAAAGCATTTaccgcaatgtcgagtgaaccgCAATCGAAAGGGAATCGAGTAGTACTGTTCAACCATGGCTGGGagtgcaaaacttattgtaagggaatgcaaactattgcaaagggaacacaaaacgtattgtaaggggacacaaactattgcaagggaacgcaaaacgtattaaTGCTTGGTCTCCAGATGCTGTCTCATTTGAAACTTTTAGCAAAACTTGGCTTGCGGTTATCTGTGTGTGCGCAGGAACAAAGATCCATATTTGTGCTAATTTTAAATGGCGCCAATGAATTCAGAAAGTTGTGAAGTCTCAAAGGTCAAGCTTAAAGAGAGGCTGAGTGCTTTCTGCAGAGACCCCACTGAGCGTTCTTCGCTGTCTGTTCTTTGATGTTAATCTagagcagtttcttttttttacagcagCCAAACAAATAGGCAAATGTCTTATTAGAGAGAGCGATGCGAAGTGAGAGGGAGCGAAATGGAGGAATTTGTTTGCCCCATCCAGTGTGTTTGCCTGGACCGTATTTTCCCCTAACAGTCCACCCTGTGGGAAATCAATTTGTGTATGTGAAATGAGCAATACACTTAAATGCAGCTGTGCACCAGAGAGTCAGCGTGTATGGGTTTTAAACACTGCTATGCATTCTCGAAGCATATGAGGCGATTTGAGGAAAAACAAAAGAGCAGAAATGCAATGAGAATGTAGTTTATAAAATTAGTCTGTGGGGACACAATGTTTCCGACAAGTATGTCGTAGAAGAGACATTAGCTGTGGTGATGAGATAAATACTGATGGGGTCTTTTATTTAAATTcagcatttttgtatttttattttattaacaatttttactgATTCCCTTCaacatattaaataaacataacagaaaatacggaatcaaattatataaaattaccacaccccccccaacacacacacacacacacacacacacacacaccccacccgCACAAACACGCACCCCAATGGTCATAATTATGTAGATAcatgaaaaaaacataaaaagtatgctttcaaaaaacaataagaatgcacacacacatttaaaactacaaatccctctccactccCCCACCCCGAGAAcactccaaaaaggccaaatatctaccccacttccaattaaacaaatcaaaatttcCTAGCCTTCTACATGTCACCTCCTCGAATGCTGCCACCCCACCACTCCTgtaatgagggtgctccagccgacttccatcccctaagaataatctGTCTACCGATCATAACTCCAACTAGGACCCAACATTTTATGTATCTATCCCCGATATTAATGAACCAcaccattgcctaaaatacagagtctggggcaaaattaaatttgagtgtccaatgcgtcacacataaaactctgaaccctcaaccaaaattcttgggtcttaacacacccccaaaagacatgggttgtgtctccatcttctgattgacatctccagcaggtgggtgtgtctttaagaccaagcctatacaatctagagggggtccaatggaatcgatgtaaaatcttgaattgcataaggcacaccctttcatctctagatgcagacttgacatttttaaaatcctagtccacactccctcctccaataccaagtttaaatctttctcccataatctctcgagagaagttgaagctccgtcccccagactctgaattaacagggagtaatacactgatgcctcatgaccttttccaaaagcagtaatcacctctcacagagtatctgccgctctaggggggtgtgtgctactcccaaaaacaatacagagcaggttgcgcagctgtaaataccaaaacaactgagatctgggaaccccaaaatgttgaaccaaattttcaaaggatctcatcataCTACTCTCATTTAGGTCATCGAGtgcagtaacccccctcacaatccactctgaccaacagaaaggggacataatttagggttcagccatatgctcaaggcaacatttataaATTCAGcttttaatgtttgtgtgtgattcataggaaagaaaaatcatatttcagtttttttgagcctcacttcattaaaaaaatgatatGAAATCTCCACTGTGTGGCATTAAAAGCTAGTTAAATTTTcctccaaacagatgaggtttttaaggttaattccctacaaccctaccctaaaccttaaaccatactgtcagaaaaaataaacatgaGATGAAAAACGCCATGGCTGAAGCAATGACATCATTTTGTCATGCTTCTATAAAACTTTTTGCACACATGTTGACTTTATTTCAGGACTTGtatcccggtcctttgcatcgcaagtgcaacgctctattacTGCGCATTTTGATCACGCATGAAGAAGCTTGTAAATTCAGTTGCTTATGTagtgcaaatgtaaaaatgtatcaccttacaagtcatgcactatagtaaaagtgtttagatgtcataagatcgCCTTATGTGAGGAACAGGTCGAACAGTGTTTATGAAccgataatctgctgttttactcatgatttatgTGAAAGGAAATACAAATCATTGCTGTTTAAGCACttcaagtgttcatttcaccaggaaactgctgcgatatgtacaacgagcaacataaaaataatttagcaaaaatgtaggtatagtaacatggtCTCATGAaacattatttgtatatttaaaagtattaaagtttgcaaattGAGATGCCAAATCAGCATGATATAATTTGATTCCCTAGTGAAAGTCTTATTCTGTCACATGAACTGAAAATGCCCTGTAGGTCAGAGCTTCATGCCGTTATGAAGCTATTGGGGTCTGTGAAGATGGGGAGGGCCACGGATGTCATGAGACACTTAAACAGTAAGTGGCTCCTGCATCAAGTGTACCAGTGTGGAGGGAAAGCAGGCTCCTATGATAGTCCGTTCACACAGTGTCCTCTGGGAATAAGTGGCCAGTGTTTCAGATGGTTTCCTCTTTGCATCTGTTGCCCTTTTCCCTTGTGGTTTTCTTTTGATAAGTGGATGCTGAAATTTTAAGACATGCCAGAGAGAGAACTCATGTTTATGTTTGTACAGTACatacgagtgtgtgtgtgagtacataCTTGtcaataatgaaacaaaacaaactggAAATTAAGGTAAACAGTGAGGGAAGGCAACGCAAGCAGTGGAAAATCACTGTTTTAGATTTAATGAGACAAACTGAAGGTGCTGAAAAAAAATCTTCTGGTGATTTGGAAGGAGCCCCTTTATGCTCAACAGTATTGAAAACGGCTAGTTCACacatagttcaaacaaaaattaaattctgtcaacACTGACTCACTCTGTTGCAAACCCACATGACATTCATTCTTTCATGgagaacaaaaggagatgttaggcagtatatttgtctcagtcaccattcactttcattacatatttttctttttacaatgaaagtaaatggtaggGATTTCCCGATACCAGTACTGGTGTCTGATACCACGCTCATGTGCTTGCACtcatgctcgtaaaaatgctctgatatcatctgacgtacgaatgacattccgtaaacattcagtACATagattaaaatcacattatgtcctaatgtgattattaaaccgcaaaagctgcgatttaatgagataaatatatagtttgcatgtgctgcatgcttcaaagtgaatgtgtgtagCTGTTGTGCTgaaataaagacacaaagtgctcataccttttatagctccttggctcatacacagtCAACACCATCATGTGTatcacgctctgtttgtagcagatgacagtgagcagagtgctaattcactttgtagcatgcagcacatacagactacatatttaattaaatagcgtttttttggtttaataatcacattgggtaATGTACagtagcgacctgcttttccggaAGTGAGTAgttactgtcaaaaacacacagaaatggaaaggacttcaaaataaaagctttcatcaacataaaagctcaatttaaatgaaaaaagtatgactgATATAAATCACTACTGTACTGTATTGTTATGTAacattcactgtaatactactactacttataataataataataataataataaatcaatagtaattgtattagatttaagcaatatctcactttttaatgctctgttatgcagcacttcaatgttgttttttggattttgctgtgaggttctgaattaaagcacttaattttatttaatatatatatatatatatatatatatatatatatatatatatatatatatataatattattattagtattgatgctgactaccacccctagagacATGAAtttgaatccaaggtgtgctgagtgaatccagtcaggtctcctaagcaaccaaattggcccagttgctagggagggtagagtcacatggggtaacctcctcgtggtcgtgattagtggttctcgctctcaatggggcgtgtggtaagttgtgcgtggatcgtggagagtagcatgagcctccacatgctgtgagtctccacggtgtcatgcacaatgagtcacgtgataagatgcacggattgacggtctcagaagcggagacaactgagacttgtcctccaccacccggattgaggtgagtaaccgcaccacctaACAAGTTAGGGACGAGTCAACATTGCTTTCTGCGGTAATCGAAAGTATGTCTTAGAAGAGAAAATTTGTATATCATTAATGAACTGTGCAGAAAAAGACCAGAAacattttaagaaagtaaataggatcaattttgatttcatgctgactttaagtgCCTCGTCACTTCTCTAGAATGAATAAGACTCCAATCTTTTAGAATCATTAACAGGAGCTAAGACAAAAATTGGCAGCATTGTTCTCTCAGTGCTCACCTGCAGTGATGTAATAAATGAACTTTAAGGGCTTTGTTCACACTTCACTAAAGAACTAATACTCTACCCAAACAAAAGAGCATCAACACAATCTCCTTCACACCTACTGAACGTCCATCACCACATGCCCATCTCTGCCATCTCCCACTCACACTTCAGAATGGCCAATCTCCACACTCGCGCTCACATCACAGTCTTGATACCCTTCCCACCCGCCGCCAGCACACATCATGTCATATCTCTGCCTCTGTGGGTGGCAATGCTCTGCCATACCTTTCAAGTCACCATTTTATGCCTTTATGTAAGTTTGTTAAAGGGTTATGAAATTGCTACAGGTCCATGTAATGAAGACCTTACTTTAAACATTCTCTCAAGCACATAAATATATCGCCGGCACTAGGGAGCTTTAACCGCAGGCAATGTTTTACACAACTTGTAAAATGCTATTCCCAAATTTGCGCTGGGAACAAAGAGAAAGACATAAAATCtcatgcaaaacaaacgaaaataAACACTGGATTTCTGTGGTGAACCTCAAAGTCAACTGCTACACCAAAGTCAAATTTAACTTGATGAGATAATCATTGGCAGATACCAGAAACTTCCTGTTTACTTGTTACCTTTCAGAAAGTGGAAGGGAATTTGCATGTGCTTTttagaaaatgaaaattgtgttccATAGACTTACAAGGGACCGATAAGAGAGAAAGTTCAGGAAAGTTCCTGGATTAGTTTAAGTTTAACTCTATGGGCAGCATCTGTGATATGCTGTTGAtccaaaacgcacataaaggcagcagtggttaaatccatgtctttagaagcgatatgataggcgtgggtgagcaacagatcaatatttaagtccttttttactataaattctcctccctgcccagtaggtggcgatatgcatgaagaatgtgaattggcaaaaacaaaagaaaatgaatgtggaagtgaaagtggagatttatagtaaaaaggacatttaagtcttgatctgtttctcacccacacctatcatatcgcttctaaagatatggatttaaccactggagtcggacCTTCGAAGTTCTGGCCACACACATGTTTGTACAGAAGAATCAATAAAAGCTCTTAAACAAGAATGCAAATTTCTCAATCTGATCTTATGGACATTTTTGCTAAACGAcattacgtggttccttacacatattTCTGCAGTTCCAAAGTGAAATATCCACTGGGTGGCGCTAAAAACGAGTGAAATAttctccaaaacagatgaggtttttaaatgtaaaaggatagttgaaaattctctcatcatttatgccgTCCCAGATAtgatattctttcttctgctgaacacaaactaaagaTTTTCtagaaaatatttcagctctgtaggtccattcagtgcaagtgaatggttatttgagctgtaaagtctaAATTGTACTTTTCGCAGTAGAGCTGCTGGTTATGCATTACTGAtgtaattcctgtgggtggatTTTTATCCTAACAGATGGAAAATCCTTAGAATAATAACAGACAAAAAAGctctggattttatttatttatttatttattttgagtgcTTTTCTCTATCAGAGTGTGAGTGCAAACACAGTTTTTTAAATCTCAATGGCAAAACACTTTGAAAGCACAACCAGGACAACAAACAGCCAATATCAAACTGAGTCATACACcacaattgtgtttttcagataTGACAAAATGCACAGCAACAGGTCGTTTATATATGTCATTTGAGACCTTTGTTTTAACCGTGTTACCAGGTCAAACAGGAAATGGAGTGGACACTCGCTCCATCTCACTCTACATGATATCTAACAACACTAGGATGATCTCTCCTTCTGTCCCCTGGGAATGTAAACCGCATGAGAGGTTTGGCCTCGCCTTGACCTGGAGACACTCTGTTGTCATGTTGTCAGTCATTTGATATCTTGCTGAATATTCCTCTCTGTGTTTTTGTGCATTCAGACCCAAAGATCACGCTCCATATGTTCGAAGAACAGGTGCAAATTCATTTAGTAACCTATCTTTCAGGGCTGAAATGTTGGTCTGTTTGTCACATGGTTTATTAGTTCCAGCAATCACTGTAATAATCTCTGTAAAAGGCCCTTAAGACCAAAGACCCTTCCATTAGATCTGGAATGACAGATATAATTTACATTGAAAGCATAAGAAATCTGTTGTGACACTCGCACATCAGGTTCCAGTCAGACCTGCTCAACATCTTTTTGCCCAACGGTGCATTTCAAGATTTTAAATGAACTGTTACTGGCAGGGATAAAAGAAGATTTGTCCCCCGAACAATCGCAACACGTTCACAATGAATTACACAATATGTCAGGGAAGTAAAGAGGCCCCCGTGAGAAGACAATTGGCATTGCAGCAAGTATTTTAACACTCTGTATATGAGTACTGCAGCACAGCACAAAAAGGCAGATAAAGTCACAATAGTCCTTATTCCTTTGGCACAGTTTgaattgtttttcacattttgagCAACATCAAGGGCATTATTGTTGTTGTATATGTGCTTACTGATGCTCTCCACATTTTTAGATCATAAAATACCACAGTTACAAAACTATATAACACAGACAGCATATTAAGAACTTCAACACAACAATACATTTCTGAAATGGACGAATCCGTCACATATTGTGCTGTAATTGCATAACCGTGCAtggttgcattgtgacatttataCAAAGCATGAGTCTCTTGTTGTAAAATTACACATGACAGGTTGATTTACTGTACACAAGTACTTCCCTTACACTCCGGGTGATATATTACAGCGACATGATCTAGGTAGGATCGTCCTGGTCAGTCTGTTATGACAtcaaaaaacagaaagaaaaggcCCAGTAGCCCATTCACACCACTCGCCTGTTATCTCTCCGGCAGAGGATCTTTTTAAAGGACCTTCTGAAGTCATTATTGAAGATGGTGTATATGATGGGATTAAGGGAGCTGTTGCAGTAGCCGAACCAGAAGAAGAACTTGAAAAGCGTCTCAGGCACACAGCAGTCGCAAAATGCCGTCAGTGTGTACGTGAAGAAAAAGGGGAACCAACAGATGACAAATACGCCAATAACTACTGCTAGGACAAAGGTGAAGCGCTTCTCACGATTCTGTCGCCCCTTCCACCTGCTGGTCTTGGTGGTCTGGCAGACCTCTGGCTTGTCATCTGGTTtgatttggctcaacctggtcttTCCTTTGGAGCTCTTCTTCTTGAGGGAGCAGGGGTTGGTGACCTTATGGTCGGAGGAGGACGAGTCCTCCATGTCCACTCCGTTTATTTCGCCCTTGTCATTGGCGCCATCCAGCTTAGCATTGGGATCCCTACTGAGTCTCTCTTGAGGGCCCTTCTCACCCTGATCATTCTCCTTCAGGTGTACTTCCTTTGTCCTTTGGTCTCCAGGGGGCGCTCTGGTCCTCTTTTTGGCGATCTGATAGATTCGAACGTAGACGAGCACCATGATGATGCAAGGAAGGAAAAATGAGCCAATGGAAGAGGAAATAATGTACCATTTTTCTGTATTAATACTGCAGATGGACTTCTCTTTGTTCTTCTCCATGGTAATGAGTGGCGGGCAGGAGATTACGGCAGCAATGACCCAAACCACAAAAATGATGCGCTTGATCCGTAGGGGTGTGCGCTTAAGGTTGTACTCGAT of the Myxocyprinus asiaticus isolate MX2 ecotype Aquarium Trade chromosome 49, UBuf_Myxa_2, whole genome shotgun sequence genome contains:
- the LOC127438364 gene encoding alpha-2A adrenergic receptor-like encodes the protein MVCENVTNGTENGRPPYTLLLALPLSVLVGLLILIIVFGNVLVIIAVFTSRALRAPQNLFLVSLASADILVATLVMPFSLANELMGYWAFGQVWCEIYLALDVLFCTASITHLCAISLDRYWSITQAIEYNLKRTPLRIKRIIFVVWVIAAVISCPPLITMEKNKEKSICSINTEKWYIISSSIGSFFLPCIIMVLVYVRIYQIAKKRTRAPPGDQRTKEVHLKENDQGEKGPQERLSRDPNAKLDGANDKGEINGVDMEDSSSSDHKVTNPCSLKKKSSKGKTRLSQIKPDDKPEVCQTTKTSRWKGRQNREKRFTFVLAVVIGVFVICWFPFFFTYTLTAFCDCCVPETLFKFFFWFGYCNSSLNPIIYTIFNNDFRRSFKKILCRRDNRRVV